A genomic region of Bernardetia sp. ABR2-2B contains the following coding sequences:
- a CDS encoding tetratricopeptide repeat protein yields MHLQKLYIVLLSFFFSFILFSSFANKSDSLISAYKSVSKKDQIKWINKLVEADIKSEEKKKVLNFILEQNKNDKILKAKIYVTFGFLEEQNKKFPKAIEAYEKALFIQKESNQIALDTLVNQWKINLATVYQAIGDDQKAYVIFMEVLKNIEKDTDKNSKKELIADISKRIGDVHRNLKNEDKAIEYYQRALELYQELNIKQGKASTSNSLGILYSDQGNPQKALEFYRKTLQLCREIGYERGVSFTLNNIGYELFVLKNYDSAFYYYEDALKLKEELNNPSSMSATLVNMGQVRLVQEEYTAAKLLFQKSLDLAIKTENSSVELENYEYLTQLYQKIGKSDEALENLQKYVELKEVISEESKLEQINELEARFQAGKKQQQIDFLQQKSEWETGKSYLLGGVALLAIIVVFLAFRRIREKHKVNQLLGKKNNEVTTANQKVKESIVYAKHIQDAIQVNETQLFEYFPTHFILNRPRDIVGGDCLWFAQKEEVFYMALADCTGHGVSGAFMTILCNSLLNDIFKHNNSANNELNPAEILEKLDDLLEENLHQKQTQIMSGMDIAILKIDAKENKIVYAGAKIPLYYKLQNSKLISIKATRRPIGEQQFRHKRTNFKNHFLDIEKGMRIYLTSDGYQDQFGGAENKKFMRKNFEKLISTDIPISNQEKEVVDKLENWKGKEHQTDDIMVVGIEF; encoded by the coding sequence ATGCACTTACAAAAACTATATATAGTTCTGTTATCGTTCTTTTTCTCTTTTATCTTGTTTTCTAGCTTTGCTAACAAATCAGATAGTTTAATTAGTGCCTATAAATCTGTTAGTAAAAAAGACCAAATAAAGTGGATTAATAAACTTGTAGAAGCTGACATAAAATCAGAGGAGAAAAAAAAGGTTTTGAATTTTATATTGGAGCAGAATAAAAATGATAAAATACTAAAAGCAAAGATATATGTGACTTTTGGTTTTTTAGAAGAGCAAAATAAAAAATTCCCTAAAGCTATTGAAGCCTATGAAAAAGCTTTGTTTATACAAAAAGAATCAAACCAAATTGCTTTAGATACGCTTGTCAATCAATGGAAAATCAATTTAGCTACTGTTTATCAAGCTATTGGAGATGACCAAAAAGCATATGTTATTTTTATGGAAGTATTAAAAAATATTGAAAAAGATACTGATAAGAATAGTAAAAAAGAGTTGATAGCAGATATAAGCAAAAGAATTGGAGATGTACATCGTAACCTAAAAAATGAAGATAAAGCTATTGAATACTATCAAAGAGCCCTCGAATTATATCAAGAGTTAAACATAAAACAAGGAAAAGCATCTACTTCAAATAGTTTAGGAATTCTTTACTCTGACCAAGGCAATCCTCAAAAAGCATTAGAGTTTTATAGAAAAACATTACAACTTTGTAGAGAAATAGGCTATGAAAGAGGGGTTTCATTTACGCTCAATAATATTGGCTACGAACTTTTTGTCTTAAAAAATTATGACTCAGCTTTTTATTATTATGAAGATGCTCTCAAACTCAAAGAAGAACTAAATAACCCTTCTAGCATGTCTGCTACTTTAGTAAATATGGGACAAGTTCGCTTGGTTCAAGAAGAATATACAGCAGCAAAATTATTGTTTCAGAAAAGCTTAGACCTTGCTATCAAAACAGAAAATAGTTCAGTAGAGTTAGAAAATTATGAATATCTCACACAGCTTTATCAAAAAATTGGAAAGTCAGATGAAGCCTTAGAAAACCTTCAAAAATACGTAGAACTAAAAGAAGTTATTTCTGAAGAAAGTAAATTAGAACAAATAAATGAGTTAGAAGCTCGTTTTCAAGCAGGAAAAAAACAACAACAAATTGATTTTTTACAACAAAAATCTGAATGGGAAACAGGAAAAAGTTATCTGTTAGGAGGAGTAGCACTTTTGGCTATCATTGTTGTCTTTTTGGCTTTTAGAAGAATTAGAGAAAAACATAAAGTAAATCAACTTTTAGGAAAAAAAAATAATGAAGTTACAACTGCAAATCAAAAAGTAAAAGAAAGTATTGTATATGCTAAACATATTCAAGATGCTATTCAAGTCAATGAAACACAGCTTTTTGAATATTTTCCTACTCATTTTATTCTCAACCGTCCTAGAGATATTGTAGGTGGAGATTGTCTTTGGTTTGCTCAGAAAGAAGAGGTTTTTTATATGGCTTTGGCTGACTGTACAGGTCATGGCGTTTCGGGTGCTTTCATGACTATTCTTTGTAATTCTTTACTAAATGATATTTTTAAGCATAATAATTCAGCAAATAATGAACTTAATCCTGCCGAAATACTAGAAAAATTAGATGATTTATTAGAGGAGAATTTGCATCAAAAACAAACTCAAATAATGAGTGGAATGGACATTGCAATTCTGAAAATAGATGCAAAAGAAAATAAAATAGTTTATGCAGGTGCAAAAATCCCTCTTTATTATAAATTGCAAAATTCAAAATTAATATCCATCAAAGCTACACGAAGACCAATAGGAGAGCAGCAGTTTAGACACAAACGAACAAACTTTAAAAATCATTTTTTAGATATCGAAAAGGGAATGCGTATTTATCTGACTTCAGACGGTTATCAAGACCAGTTTGGAGGAGCAGAGAATAAGAAATTTATGAGAAAAAATTTTGAAAAGTTAATTTCTACTGATATTCCTATCTCTAATCAAGAAAAAGAAGTAGTTGATAAATTAGAAAATTGGAAAGGAAAAGAGCATCAAACTGATGATATTATGGTGGTTGGAATAGAGTTTTAA
- a CDS encoding YetF domain-containing protein: MENIFFTSWENVARVIIMTFLAYVSLIFLIRISGKRTLSKMNAFDFVVTIALGSAFATISLNDNIAIAEGVTCFAILVFMQYIITWLSVRFRGFKKLISGNPILLLYKGELYEDILKQERIAIDEIYLSARKEGIDNLNDIDAIVLETTGDISIMKKISNKEAEAMKDVKMSDS, translated from the coding sequence ATGGAAAATATCTTTTTTACAAGCTGGGAAAACGTTGCTAGAGTTATCATTATGACTTTTTTAGCTTATGTTTCATTAATTTTTTTGATACGAATTTCAGGGAAACGTACACTTTCAAAAATGAATGCTTTTGATTTTGTAGTTACAATAGCTCTAGGTTCGGCTTTTGCAACTATTTCACTCAATGATAATATTGCAATTGCAGAGGGAGTTACATGTTTTGCAATTCTTGTATTTATGCAGTATATAATTACGTGGCTTTCAGTTCGTTTTAGAGGCTTTAAGAAATTAATTAGTGGCAATCCTATTTTGTTATTGTACAAAGGAGAATTATACGAAGATATTTTAAAACAAGAAAGAATTGCAATTGATGAGATTTATTTAAGTGCTAGAAAAGAAGGAATAGATAATTTGAATGATATTGACGCTATCGTTTTGGAAACAACAGGAGATATAAGCATTATGAAAAAGATAAGTAACAAAGAAGCCGAAGCTATGAAAGATGTGAAGATGAGCGATTCCTAG
- a CDS encoding TonB-dependent receptor produces the protein MSKIAFFLSFFFISHFIFAQTNSEQDSVIQLNAVEIQSNSLEEKAAGFEVQKLDSLAMTSYQTSDLGRLLSYRTPIFLKFYSISGLASPSFRGTSAGHTQVFWEGIPLNSPTLGQVDFSLFPVGLLDEVNVHYGAASLRYGEGGFGGGISLNHNPKNLVDNDSKKNDFSLNWIQSIGSFHTFKQLLTTSYFLSNSKRLHIKATSRLFYKSAKNDYPYNYRGETFIRKRAATQQKGMVQEVYFLPKNTARLSNHQFSYHFWAQDANRELSPPITVPINKETQDDFSVRNLLQWKYKKKNFEISTKAGYLYDFLEYRNEVSQIVSKTKNESYHALSEIKYAPSSQILLQTGIRLRQDFAYVDGLNSTKTQAQQSIFASVEYSPFSFFQTNFLVRQVVLNNEFQSFLPSLGIGFIKNNLEVKVNAARNFRAPTLNDRYWFPVGNPDLRNEEGWNGEFSAVYHFINKEKTKLSLSSLYFWAKMEDWILWSPAVAGYWRPENLRSVFSQGIESNLFFKKSTQNFNLEANISYTYTNSKNLEEIRDLDESKGKQLIYTPFHQQKSFLYAAYKSQFLRVEQQFVGRRFTTTTNTEYLPSYFLANFSLGKTINYKKAKFVLELNCQNIFDFQYQSMAFYPMVGRSFEFVLRTKF, from the coding sequence GTGTCAAAAATTGCCTTCTTTCTATCATTCTTCTTTATCAGTCATTTTATTTTTGCCCAAACCAATTCTGAACAAGATTCTGTTATTCAATTAAATGCTGTCGAAATTCAATCAAATTCTTTAGAAGAAAAAGCAGCAGGTTTTGAAGTTCAAAAGTTAGATTCTTTGGCAATGACAAGTTATCAGACTTCGGATTTGGGTAGGCTTTTGTCCTATCGAACACCTATTTTTTTGAAGTTTTATAGTATTTCTGGGTTGGCTTCTCCTTCTTTTCGTGGAACGAGCGCAGGACACACACAAGTTTTTTGGGAAGGAATTCCTCTTAATTCTCCGACGTTGGGACAAGTAGATTTTTCTCTTTTTCCTGTTGGATTGTTAGATGAGGTAAATGTTCACTATGGAGCTGCAAGTTTGCGTTATGGAGAAGGAGGCTTTGGAGGTGGAATTTCTTTAAATCATAATCCTAAAAATCTAGTTGATAATGACAGTAAGAAGAATGATTTTTCTCTAAATTGGATTCAATCTATTGGAAGTTTTCACACTTTTAAACAGCTTCTGACAACTTCTTATTTTTTATCAAATTCTAAAAGGCTACATATAAAAGCTACAAGTCGTCTTTTTTATAAATCTGCCAAAAATGATTATCCCTACAATTATAGAGGAGAGACATTCATAAGAAAAAGAGCAGCCACGCAGCAAAAGGGAATGGTTCAAGAAGTTTATTTTTTACCAAAAAATACAGCTAGACTTTCAAATCATCAATTTTCGTATCATTTTTGGGCGCAAGATGCAAACCGAGAACTTTCACCACCAATAACAGTTCCCATAAATAAAGAAACACAAGATGACTTTTCTGTAAGAAATTTATTACAATGGAAATACAAGAAAAAAAACTTCGAAATCAGCACGAAAGCAGGTTATCTGTATGACTTTTTAGAATATAGAAATGAAGTTTCTCAAATTGTTTCCAAAACAAAAAATGAATCGTATCACGCACTTTCAGAAATAAAATATGCTCCTTCAAGTCAAATTCTTTTACAAACAGGAATTCGGCTAAGACAAGATTTTGCCTACGTAGATGGTCTTAACAGTACAAAAACACAAGCACAACAAAGTATTTTTGCTTCAGTAGAATACTCTCCTTTCAGTTTCTTTCAGACAAATTTTTTAGTTCGTCAAGTAGTTTTGAATAATGAGTTTCAATCTTTTTTGCCTTCTTTGGGAATTGGTTTTATTAAAAATAATTTGGAAGTCAAAGTTAATGCAGCTCGTAATTTTCGTGCGCCTACCTTGAATGATAGATATTGGTTTCCTGTCGGTAATCCTGACTTACGAAATGAAGAAGGTTGGAACGGAGAGTTTTCGGCAGTTTATCATTTTATAAATAAAGAAAAAACAAAGCTTTCTTTGTCTTCGCTTTACTTTTGGGCAAAGATGGAAGATTGGATTTTGTGGTCTCCTGCTGTGGCTGGTTATTGGCGACCTGAAAATTTGCGTTCTGTCTTTTCGCAGGGAATTGAAAGTAATTTATTCTTTAAGAAATCTACTCAAAATTTCAATCTTGAAGCAAATATTTCCTACACTTATACTAACTCTAAAAACTTAGAAGAAATTAGAGATTTAGATGAATCAAAGGGAAAACAACTTATTTATACGCCTTTTCATCAGCAAAAAAGTTTTTTATATGCAGCCTATAAAAGTCAGTTTTTGAGAGTAGAACAGCAGTTTGTGGGAAGACGCTTTACGACCACAACAAATACAGAATATTTACCGTCTTATTTTTTGGCTAATTTTTCTTTAGGAAAAACAATCAATTATAAAAAAGCAAAGTTTGTTTTGGAATTGAACTGTCAGAATATTTTTGATTTTCAATATCAATCTATGGCTTTTTATCCGATGGTGGGGCGTAGTTTTGAATTTGTTTTGAGGACAAAATTCTAA
- the trpC gene encoding indole-3-glycerol phosphate synthase TrpC — protein sequence MLEKIILHKQKEVAQLKKEISIESLKQKPFFNRETLSFKDAIRNGSGIIAEFKRKSPSKGIINDSVDVIEITQGYASAGASALSVLTDTEFFGGQIGDLEIARAYNEIPILRKDFMIDEFQIYRAKASGTDVILLIAAVLSPKRCLELAEKAKKLGLEVLLEIHAEEELEQVKEIAHLVDAVGVNNRNLKTFTVDIEESMRLFDEIQKIKQETQNDFVLISESGLSDVETVLKLKEKGFQGFLMGEYFMKNQDPAKACKEFIEKL from the coding sequence ATGCTAGAAAAAATAATCCTTCACAAACAAAAAGAAGTTGCTCAGCTTAAAAAAGAAATTTCTATCGAAAGTCTAAAGCAAAAGCCTTTTTTTAATAGAGAAACACTTTCTTTTAAAGATGCTATCCGAAATGGTTCTGGAATTATTGCAGAATTTAAGCGAAAGTCTCCCTCAAAGGGAATAATTAATGATTCAGTTGATGTCATCGAAATTACTCAAGGCTATGCTTCTGCTGGTGCTTCTGCACTTTCAGTTCTGACAGATACAGAGTTTTTTGGTGGACAAATAGGCGATTTAGAAATTGCTCGTGCTTACAATGAAATTCCTATTTTGAGAAAAGATTTTATGATAGATGAGTTTCAAATTTATCGTGCAAAAGCAAGTGGTACAGACGTGATTTTGCTGATTGCTGCTGTGCTTTCTCCCAAAAGATGCTTAGAACTTGCAGAAAAAGCAAAAAAACTCGGTTTAGAAGTTTTGTTAGAAATTCATGCAGAAGAAGAGCTAGAACAAGTAAAAGAAATTGCTCATTTAGTAGATGCCGTCGGAGTAAATAACCGAAACTTAAAGACTTTTACAGTAGATATTGAGGAATCTATGCGACTCTTTGATGAAATTCAGAAAATAAAACAAGAAACTCAAAATGATTTTGTCTTGATTTCTGAAAGTGGTCTTTCTGATGTGGAAACTGTTTTAAAGCTCAAAGAAAAAGGCTTTCAAGGTTTTTTGATGGGAGAATATTTTATGAAAAACCAAGACCCTGCTAAGGCGTGTAAAGAGTTCATAGAAAAATTGTAA
- the trpD gene encoding anthranilate phosphoribosyltransferase: MKNILNHLYEHHTITREEAKNLLLKMANGEYNQLQIASFLTVFNMRSITVDELLGFRDAMLETCLRVDLSAYDAIDLCGTGGDGKNTFNISTITSFVLAGAGVKVAKHGNYGVSSSCGSSNVLEHLGIVFTTDESVLQRQIEEANICFLHAPLFHPAAKAVAPVRLRLGTKTFFNMLGPMVNPAFVKRQMIGVFSLELARLYAYLYQKQEDSQFSIIHSLAGYDEISLTSPFKMISNKGEFIISPKELGAKTLEANQIEGGNTIEEAAKIFTNVLKNEATKPQTEVILTNSAIAIETAFRNTNKETSFEDAKAMAKESLESGKALDSLKKLLELSPQFA, from the coding sequence ATGAAAAACATACTAAATCACTTATACGAACACCACACCATCACAAGAGAAGAAGCAAAAAATCTCTTGTTAAAAATGGCAAATGGAGAATATAATCAACTACAAATAGCCTCTTTTCTGACGGTTTTTAATATGCGAAGTATTACCGTAGATGAGCTTTTGGGCTTTCGTGATGCGATGCTAGAAACGTGTTTGCGTGTAGATTTGTCGGCTTATGATGCGATAGATTTATGTGGAACAGGTGGCGATGGCAAAAATACGTTTAATATTTCTACAATTACATCTTTTGTTTTGGCAGGTGCAGGTGTGAAGGTTGCCAAACACGGAAACTATGGTGTTTCTTCGTCTTGTGGTTCTTCCAATGTATTAGAGCATTTAGGAATTGTCTTTACAACTGATGAATCTGTCTTGCAACGTCAAATTGAAGAAGCAAATATTTGTTTTCTACACGCTCCTCTGTTTCACCCTGCTGCGAAGGCTGTTGCGCCTGTTCGTCTGCGTTTGGGAACAAAAACGTTCTTCAACATGCTAGGTCCTATGGTAAACCCTGCTTTTGTGAAGCGTCAAATGATTGGTGTTTTTAGTTTAGAGTTGGCTCGTTTGTATGCTTATTTGTATCAAAAACAGGAAGATTCACAGTTTTCTATTATACATTCATTGGCTGGTTATGATGAAATTTCGCTTACTTCTCCTTTCAAAATGATTTCTAATAAAGGCGAATTTATTATCTCTCCAAAAGAATTAGGAGCAAAAACATTGGAAGCTAATCAGATTGAAGGAGGAAACACAATAGAAGAAGCTGCTAAAATATTTACGAATGTTTTGAAAAATGAAGCTACCAAACCACAAACCGAAGTTATCTTGACAAACTCTGCTATTGCTATCGAAACAGCTTTCAGAAATACAAATAAGGAAACTTCTTTCGAAGATGCAAAAGCAATGGCAAAAGAATCTTTGGAAAGTGGAAAGGCTTTAGATTCTTTGAAAAAACTATTAGAACTTTCTCCTCAATTTGCATAG
- a CDS encoding aminodeoxychorismate/anthranilate synthase component II yields MKQIAVIDNYDSFVYNLVHYLRELTSEFSTNKEQHAQVTVFRNDEVTLEELEKFDKILLSPGGGIPSEAGKLLEIIKHFAPTKDMLGVCLGHQALGEVFGAKLENLSEVYHGKATPIKILTEDSLFAGLPAKLNVGRYHSWVIQKDSLPEGFEVTAVDEQGEIMAISHKKYKLKGIQFHPESILTPEGKQIVKNWVESVPQTSQSV; encoded by the coding sequence ATGAAACAAATAGCAGTCATAGACAATTACGATTCTTTCGTTTATAATTTAGTTCATTATTTGAGAGAACTGACAAGCGAGTTTTCTACCAATAAAGAACAACACGCACAAGTTACCGTCTTTAGAAATGATGAAGTAACTTTAGAAGAACTAGAAAAATTTGATAAAATATTACTTTCCCCTGGTGGTGGCATTCCATCGGAAGCAGGAAAGTTATTAGAAATCATCAAACACTTTGCACCTACAAAAGATATGTTGGGTGTTTGTTTGGGACATCAAGCGTTGGGAGAAGTATTTGGCGCAAAATTAGAAAATCTTTCAGAAGTGTATCACGGAAAGGCTACTCCTATCAAAATTCTGACAGAAGATAGTCTGTTTGCAGGACTTCCAGCCAAACTTAATGTAGGGCGTTATCATTCTTGGGTTATTCAAAAGGACAGTTTGCCCGAGGGTTTTGAAGTAACTGCCGTAGATGAACAAGGCGAAATTATGGCAATTTCTCACAAAAAATATAAACTAAAAGGCATTCAGTTTCATCCAGAATCTATCCTTACACCAGAAGGAAAACAGATTGTTAAGAATTGGGTGGAAAGCGTACCACAGACTTCCCAGTCTGTGTAA
- a CDS encoding chorismate-binding protein, whose amino-acid sequence MNFKLKTFTQKILADTLTPVGIYLKLRDKYPMSFLLESSDYHGNQNAFTYICCEPIANFKVENETIYQSFPDGSSTEKVIENPSEVTESLTKFSKCFKAEKSKLNFITNGLFGYTTYDAVKYFEKIDAPKTEKIKIPLVQYHVFKYVIAINHFKNELHIFEHQLESENGNEPTFKKVLDVLQNKNAPTYSFKTEGSETSNMTDEDFLDNVGHGISHCKRGDVFQIVLSRRYKQDFEGDDFNVYRALRSVNPSPYLFYFDYGSFKLMGSSPEAQLVVKNRKATIHPIAGTFKRTGNDSADAALAVQLQNDPKENAEHVMLVDLARNDLSRNGTNINVDVFREVQYFSHVIHLVSEVSGQLLPEVSPLQIAADTFPAGTLSGSPKPNALSLIHKYEPENRSYYGGAVGFIGFNGDYNHAIMIRSFLSKENSLYFQAGAGVVEGSVPENELAEVGNKLAALRKALKLAEEIVI is encoded by the coding sequence ATGAATTTCAAACTAAAAACCTTTACCCAAAAAATCTTAGCTGACACGCTTACACCTGTCGGAATTTATCTCAAACTAAGAGATAAATATCCAATGAGTTTTTTGTTGGAATCTTCAGATTATCATGGCAATCAAAATGCCTTTACGTATATCTGTTGTGAGCCGATAGCGAATTTCAAAGTAGAAAACGAAACGATTTATCAATCCTTTCCTGATGGAAGCAGCACAGAGAAAGTCATTGAAAATCCATCAGAAGTAACAGAATCTTTGACAAAGTTTTCAAAATGTTTTAAAGCTGAAAAAAGTAAACTCAACTTTATTACAAACGGACTTTTTGGTTATACTACTTATGATGCTGTTAAGTATTTTGAGAAAATAGATGCACCAAAAACGGAAAAAATCAAAATTCCTCTGGTTCAGTATCACGTTTTCAAGTATGTAATTGCTATCAATCACTTCAAAAATGAACTACATATTTTTGAACATCAGTTGGAAAGTGAAAACGGAAATGAACCTACTTTCAAGAAAGTATTAGATGTTTTGCAAAACAAAAACGCACCAACCTATTCTTTCAAAACAGAGGGTTCTGAAACTTCAAATATGACAGACGAAGACTTTTTGGATAATGTAGGACACGGAATTTCGCACTGTAAGCGTGGCGATGTATTCCAAATTGTTCTCTCAAGACGTTACAAACAAGACTTTGAAGGTGATGATTTTAATGTTTATCGTGCTTTGCGTAGCGTAAACCCTTCGCCATATTTGTTTTATTTTGACTATGGGAGTTTTAAGTTAATGGGTTCTTCTCCAGAGGCGCAACTTGTAGTAAAAAATAGAAAAGCAACTATCCATCCGATTGCAGGAACTTTCAAACGAACAGGAAATGATTCTGCTGATGCTGCTTTAGCTGTCCAGCTTCAAAATGACCCAAAAGAAAATGCCGAACATGTTATGCTTGTAGATTTGGCAAGAAATGATTTGAGTAGAAACGGAACAAACATAAATGTCGATGTTTTCAGAGAAGTACAATATTTCTCTCACGTTATTCATTTGGTTTCCGAAGTAAGTGGGCAACTTTTGCCAGAGGTTTCTCCTTTGCAGATTGCTGCCGATACGTTCCCAGCAGGTACGCTTTCAGGTTCTCCAAAACCAAATGCTCTTTCTCTTATTCATAAATATGAACCCGAAAACCGTAGTTATTATGGTGGTGCTGTTGGTTTTATTGGTTTCAATGGAGATTACAATCACGCCATAATGATACGCTCATTTTTGAGCAAAGAAAATTCACTTTATTTCCAAGCAGGTGCAGGAGTAGTAGAAGGTTCTGTTCCTGAAAACGAACTTGCCGAGGTAGGAAACAAATTAGCAGCTCTCAGAAAAGCTCTAAAACTAGCAGAAGAAATCGTCATATAG
- a CDS encoding trypsin-like peptidase domain-containing protein, translating to MYQTIEIYKEVVIQIATPKGSGTGFYLRNHNIIVTNHHVVEGCSEVAISGKNVPKQLAEVCFTDTRLDLAFLIATDLKMPTIEYSQEAIRDGEQIVAIGHPYGLKYTTTQGIISKAKRLHNGINYIQVDAAINPGNSGGPLVDNLGRVIGVNTFIHREGTDLGFALPSNYLEETLTDFESFGREKAVRCGSCTNVILLPKIQNSYCPSCGSKLIDFTKELYKPVGIAHLIEELITQLGKNASLARAGANRWEMVEGSATINLSYNPESGYIFGDAFLCNLPKDNIGDTYTFLLEQNHSLKGLRFSVNGQDIILSFSIFGQYLKLQTAVDLVKNLLERADYFDNVLVNEYGATWRRQEEW from the coding sequence ATGTATCAAACTATTGAAATTTATAAAGAAGTAGTTATTCAAATTGCTACTCCAAAAGGCTCTGGAACAGGGTTTTATCTTCGTAATCATAATATAATTGTTACCAATCATCACGTTGTGGAAGGTTGTTCGGAAGTAGCTATAAGTGGAAAAAATGTTCCCAAACAACTTGCAGAGGTTTGTTTTACGGATACTCGGCTGGATTTGGCTTTTTTGATTGCTACTGATTTGAAAATGCCTACTATCGAATATTCACAAGAAGCAATTAGAGACGGAGAACAAATTGTAGCTATCGGACATCCGTACGGTCTTAAATACACGACTACTCAAGGAATTATTTCGAAGGCAAAACGTTTGCATAATGGCATAAATTATATTCAAGTAGATGCAGCCATCAACCCAGGAAATAGTGGTGGTCCTTTGGTAGATAATTTGGGAAGAGTAATTGGTGTCAATACATTTATTCATAGAGAGGGAACAGATTTAGGCTTTGCATTACCTTCTAATTATTTAGAGGAAACTCTGACTGATTTTGAGAGTTTTGGTAGAGAAAAGGCTGTTCGTTGTGGCTCTTGTACCAATGTTATTTTGCTTCCTAAAATTCAAAATTCCTATTGTCCTTCTTGTGGTTCGAAACTGATTGACTTTACGAAAGAACTTTATAAGCCTGTCGGAATTGCTCATTTGATAGAAGAATTAATTACACAATTGGGTAAAAATGCTAGTTTGGCTCGTGCTGGTGCAAATCGTTGGGAAATGGTAGAGGGAAGTGCAACAATAAACCTTTCTTATAACCCTGAAAGTGGATATATTTTTGGCGATGCCTTTCTGTGTAACCTTCCTAAAGATAATATTGGCGATACATATACTTTTTTATTAGAGCAAAATCATTCTTTGAAAGGACTTCGTTTTAGTGTCAATGGACAAGATATAATTCTTTCCTTTTCTATTTTTGGACAATATCTCAAGCTTCAGACAGCCGTAGATTTGGTAAAAAACCTATTAGAAAGAGCCGACTATTTTGATAATGTTTTGGTAAATGAATACGGTGCAACTTGGAGAAGACAAGAAGAATGGTAG
- a CDS encoding DUF4375 domain-containing protein, with protein MDIRKEFQDYSFEVMDKLFDKEKGKLENLSQKEQEVVRIWRLESDMYNGGFIQFFCNWGYENFLETQKVLKKINANKDLEIITECELILSKCKDDERIKALWDIPIVLKEYITKEEEKRLDDLDELYWTDPDNIQKLAYDFFLKEK; from the coding sequence ATGGACATAAGAAAAGAATTTCAAGATTATTCATTCGAAGTAATGGATAAACTATTTGATAAAGAAAAAGGAAAACTAGAAAATCTATCTCAAAAGGAACAAGAAGTTGTACGAATTTGGAGGTTAGAATCTGATATGTATAATGGAGGTTTTATACAGTTTTTCTGTAATTGGGGATATGAAAATTTCTTAGAAACCCAAAAAGTCCTTAAAAAAATAAATGCTAATAAGGATTTAGAAATCATTACCGAATGTGAACTTATTCTCTCAAAATGTAAAGATGATGAAAGGATAAAAGCATTATGGGATATTCCTATCGTATTGAAAGAATATATAACAAAAGAAGAAGAAAAAAGACTTGATGATTTAGATGAACTCTACTGGACAGATCCAGATAATATTCAAAAATTGGCGTATGATTTTTTCCTCAAAGAGAAGTAA